A stretch of Calditrichota bacterium DNA encodes these proteins:
- a CDS encoding RNA methyltransferase yields the protein MLKPLSKNRIKFYQKLNQKKFRDKENLYIISGLRGVQSALENDAGCAFEIIIEDGKENLLEKIGINQHKNATTVSAKDFKLLNDEINPQGICLIAKKTATAFNVDLIQPGQIIFLDRISDPGNLGTILRSAAWFGIKTILLSANSADPFQPKVVRSSAGAINSVSIFENVTSLEISQIKSQKDYKIFGTDVVNGRSLAATTFSEKTLFLFGSEAHGLDNEYKNLCDENTLIPKTGTGESLNLANAASIVMYQASLNK from the coding sequence ATGTTGAAACCCTTATCAAAAAATAGAATAAAATTTTATCAAAAACTGAATCAGAAGAAATTCCGTGATAAAGAGAATCTGTATATAATAAGCGGTCTGCGCGGTGTTCAGTCTGCTTTGGAGAACGATGCCGGTTGCGCATTTGAAATAATTATTGAGGACGGGAAAGAAAATCTTCTGGAGAAAATTGGTATCAATCAGCATAAAAATGCCACCACAGTTTCAGCAAAAGATTTTAAACTTTTAAATGATGAAATAAATCCGCAGGGTATTTGCCTTATAGCAAAAAAAACGGCAACAGCTTTTAACGTCGATTTGATTCAACCGGGGCAAATTATTTTTCTCGATCGGATTAGCGATCCGGGTAATCTGGGTACAATTTTAAGAAGCGCTGCCTGGTTTGGAATTAAGACCATTTTGCTTAGTGCAAACTCAGCAGATCCATTTCAACCAAAAGTAGTTCGTTCTTCTGCAGGGGCAATTAACTCTGTCAGTATTTTTGAGAATGTTACCAGCCTTGAAATTTCGCAAATCAAATCCCAAAAAGATTACAAAATATTTGGGACCGATGTAGTTAATGGACGTAGTTTGGCCGCCACTACATTTAGTGAAAAAACGCTTTTTTTGTTTGGCAGCGAGGCCCATGGCCTGGATAATGAATACAAAAATTTATGTGATGAAAACACCTTAATTCCTAAAACAGGAACAGGGGAATCTTTGAATTTGGCTAATGCGGCATCGATTGTTATGTACCAGGCCAGTTTAAATAAATAA
- the nhaC gene encoding Na+/H+ antiporter NhaC gives MKENKELSIWEALIPLLLLIGLLAYNVYVFGDDALSGSNQFILLIGGAIAAIVGFMNGVPYKEMIRGVAGNFKSTTEAILILLIVGALAGTWLVSGIIPAMIYYGLKILNPTIFLPATVVICAIISIATGSSWTTSATVGIALIGIGKTLGLPLGMVAGAVISGAYFGDKMSPLSDTTNLAPAMAGSELFDHIRYMALTTVPSITIALIVFIILGLTFEISGTTDTDLILSSIKQSFNVSGWLFIAPVIVVFLIIRKTKPLIALMAGVFLGGIFAIIFQPDILRAITGTQSLTFESAYMGVMKAITVDTTIETSNASLNDLFSSGGMYGMMTTIWLVICAMVFGGIMEAIGALQRISNSLLNLAKSVFGLFASTVASCVVLNTTASDQYLAIVVPGKMFSKAYKDRDLAPENLSRTLEDSGTVTSVLVPWNTCGAYQSGVLGVPVADFFFYAVFNYISPFMTLLFAFFQIKIRKLSSSVEKIK, from the coding sequence ATCAAAGAGAACAAAGAACTCAGCATTTGGGAAGCACTTATTCCCCTCCTTCTGCTAATCGGTTTATTGGCTTATAATGTATATGTTTTTGGCGATGACGCATTAAGCGGTTCTAACCAGTTTATCTTATTGATTGGCGGTGCTATTGCTGCAATTGTTGGGTTTATGAACGGAGTCCCTTATAAAGAAATGATTCGTGGGGTGGCCGGTAATTTTAAATCTACAACTGAAGCAATCCTTATTTTATTGATTGTAGGTGCTTTAGCTGGTACCTGGCTTGTAAGCGGTATTATTCCTGCAATGATTTACTATGGATTAAAAATCTTAAACCCGACAATTTTTTTACCTGCAACAGTGGTAATCTGTGCCATCATCTCCATCGCAACAGGAAGTTCCTGGACTACTTCTGCCACTGTTGGCATTGCGTTAATTGGAATTGGAAAAACATTGGGATTGCCGCTGGGAATGGTAGCAGGAGCTGTTATTTCCGGCGCTTATTTCGGCGATAAAATGTCCCCGCTTTCCGATACAACAAACCTGGCGCCTGCTATGGCCGGTTCTGAATTATTTGACCATATCCGATATATGGCCTTAACCACTGTTCCCAGTATTACCATTGCTTTAATTGTTTTTATAATTTTAGGACTGACTTTTGAAATCAGCGGAACTACAGATACAGATCTTATTTTATCTTCAATAAAGCAATCTTTTAATGTTTCCGGGTGGCTTTTTATCGCCCCGGTTATTGTAGTGTTTTTGATTATTAGAAAAACCAAACCTTTAATTGCTTTAATGGCAGGTGTTTTTCTTGGCGGAATTTTTGCAATTATTTTCCAACCGGATATTTTAAGAGCAATTACAGGAACTCAAAGCTTAACTTTTGAATCTGCCTATATGGGCGTTATGAAAGCAATAACGGTTGATACCACAATTGAAACAAGTAACGCTTCTTTGAACGATCTTTTTTCTTCAGGTGGTATGTATGGCATGATGACCACCATTTGGCTTGTAATTTGTGCGATGGTATTTGGTGGGATTATGGAGGCAATTGGTGCGCTGCAGAGAATCAGTAATTCATTGTTAAACCTGGCGAAATCTGTGTTTGGTCTTTTTGCAAGCACTGTTGCCAGTTGTGTTGTTTTAAATACAACTGCTTCGGATCAGTACCTGGCCATTGTGGTTCCCGGTAAGATGTTTTCAAAAGCATATAAAGATCGTGATCTGGCACCTGAAAATCTGAGCCGTACTTTAGAAGATTCCGGCACTGTAACCTCTGTCCTGGTTCCTTGGAATACATGCGGCGCTTATCAATCGGGTGTATTAGGTGTGCCAGT
- a CDS encoding bifunctional 3-deoxy-7-phosphoheptulonate synthase/chorismate mutase: MLVVMKNNAEEKDIAAVVEAIEALGFKARPIPGSNRTAIGTIGNTGQVDDTSIRGLDGIKEIVHITKPYKLASRDFHPADTIVRIADSTFGANDFTIIAGPCSIESEEQINKSAEFLSSKGVKILRGGAFKPRTSPYAFQGLGVEGLKMLAEAGHKNGMRVISEAIDIVSLEDVVEHSDIIQIGARNMQNFPLLKAAGKASKPILLKRGLSATLDEMLLSAEYILNEGNQNIIMCERGVRTFDNHSRNTLDITAVPVLQEKSHLPIIIDPSHATGNRKRVTPVSKAALAVGAHGLIVEVHPEPSKALSDGAQSLTFDQFDELINELKPIAKVTGKKL, translated from the coding sequence ATGCTTGTTGTAATGAAAAACAATGCGGAAGAAAAAGACATTGCCGCGGTTGTAGAAGCTATTGAAGCACTTGGTTTTAAAGCCCGGCCGATCCCGGGAAGTAACCGCACCGCCATTGGTACAATTGGTAATACCGGGCAGGTTGATGATACATCGATCCGCGGGCTTGATGGCATAAAAGAAATTGTGCATATCACTAAACCATATAAACTGGCCAGCCGTGATTTCCACCCGGCAGATACAATTGTGCGCATTGCCGATTCTACATTTGGCGCCAATGATTTTACGATTATTGCAGGTCCTTGCTCAATTGAATCTGAGGAACAAATCAATAAATCAGCAGAGTTCCTTTCGTCAAAGGGAGTTAAGATTTTACGTGGCGGTGCTTTTAAACCACGCACCAGCCCATATGCCTTTCAGGGCTTGGGAGTTGAGGGATTGAAAATGCTGGCAGAAGCCGGGCACAAAAATGGAATGCGGGTAATCAGTGAAGCAATTGATATCGTATCACTTGAAGATGTAGTTGAGCATAGCGATATTATCCAGATTGGAGCAAGGAATATGCAAAATTTCCCTTTGCTGAAAGCCGCCGGAAAAGCCAGTAAGCCAATCTTGCTAAAACGAGGACTCTCAGCCACATTGGATGAAATGTTACTATCTGCAGAATATATTTTAAATGAAGGCAATCAGAATATCATAATGTGTGAACGCGGCGTACGTACGTTTGATAACCATTCACGCAACACGCTGGATATAACAGCTGTTCCGGTTCTTCAGGAAAAATCGCATTTACCAATTATTATTGATCCAAGCCATGCAACCGGCAACCGTAAAAGGGTTACGCCGGTTTCTAAAGCTGCCCTTGCTGTTGGTGCCCATGGCTTAATTGTAGAAGTGCATCCGGAACCGTCTAAAGCATTATCCGATGGTGCTCAATCATTAACGTTTGATCAATTTGACGAACTTATAAATGAGCTGAAACCCATCGCTAAAGTAACAGGCAAAAAACTGTGA
- a CDS encoding Gfo/Idh/MocA family oxidoreductase, protein MEKLKVAVIGTGHLGKLHAKLFKQVEQAELIGIYDQDQNKAQELAKELECKSFDSIEQLIDSVDALNIVTPTTTHHEIAKMALNKKKHIFIEKPITKTEKEAQDLIRLAKEQNCIIQVGHIERFNASMLALEDVAINPVFVEAHRLASFNPRGTDVAVILDLMIHDLDLILHLVKSKPVKVDASGVGVVSTNVDIANARIEFENGCVANVTASRISAKKMRKMRIFQRNAYISLDFTDGFSEIFYLPEPGQASFKDSAMAFSLGQIDQGDQKRDINYTKLQRKDVNPLLNELASFVDSVQNNKPVAVSAEDGLEALKLANAVLEKIAQHQKKLQ, encoded by the coding sequence ATGGAAAAGCTAAAAGTTGCAGTGATTGGAACGGGGCATTTAGGGAAATTACACGCAAAATTATTTAAGCAGGTTGAGCAGGCAGAACTAATCGGGATTTATGATCAGGACCAGAATAAGGCACAAGAGTTGGCCAAAGAGCTGGAGTGCAAATCCTTTGATTCGATTGAGCAGTTAATTGATAGTGTTGATGCATTGAATATTGTTACGCCGACAACGACTCATCATGAAATAGCAAAAATGGCATTGAATAAAAAGAAACATATTTTTATCGAAAAACCAATCACAAAAACCGAAAAGGAAGCACAAGATTTAATCCGGCTTGCAAAAGAGCAAAATTGTATTATCCAGGTTGGGCACATCGAGCGATTTAACGCATCAATGCTGGCGCTGGAGGATGTTGCAATTAATCCAGTTTTTGTTGAGGCGCACCGGCTTGCGTCTTTTAATCCGCGTGGAACGGATGTGGCCGTTATTCTTGATTTGATGATTCATGACCTGGATTTGATTTTACATCTCGTAAAAAGCAAGCCTGTAAAAGTGGATGCCAGTGGTGTTGGGGTTGTATCGACAAATGTGGATATTGCAAACGCGCGGATTGAATTTGAAAACGGTTGTGTGGCAAATGTTACTGCCAGCAGGATCTCCGCCAAAAAAATGCGTAAGATGCGCATATTTCAACGCAATGCTTATATTTCATTGGATTTTACAGATGGCTTTTCCGAGATTTTTTATCTTCCGGAACCGGGGCAGGCATCTTTTAAAGACAGCGCAATGGCCTTCTCACTTGGCCAGATAGATCAGGGCGACCAAAAACGCGACATCAATTATACAAAGCTTCAACGGAAAGATGTAAACCCGCTTTTAAATGAACTTGCCTCTTTTGTAGATTCTGTTCAAAATAATAAGCCTGTTGCTGTTTCTGCCGAAGATGGTCTTGAGGCACTTAAGCTTGCCAATGCGGTTTTGGAAAAAATCGCCCAACACCAGAAAAAACTACAATGA
- a CDS encoding addiction module toxin, HicA family has product MPKLPRLTANEVEKLLLSNGFELIRSKGSHRIYCKDNKRQIIPFHSGKVLHPKIIKQVLKIIED; this is encoded by the coding sequence TTGCCTAAGTTACCACGTCTCACAGCTAATGAAGTTGAAAAATTACTATTGTCAAATGGATTTGAATTAATAAGAAGCAAAGGAAGCCACAGGATTTATTGCAAGGATAATAAGCGTCAGATTATTCCTTTCCATTCCGGAAAAGTATTACACCCAAAAATCATAAAACAAGTTTTAAAAATTATTGAAGACTAA
- a CDS encoding type II toxin-antitoxin system HicB family antitoxin encodes MSYKVSAVIEKDSNGYYAYCPELEGCQTQGDSFEEVTLAIKEAIELYLETLPENERVQYLSQEIYTTSIEVQVA; translated from the coding sequence ATGTCATACAAAGTTAGTGCTGTTATCGAAAAAGACTCTAATGGCTATTATGCCTATTGCCCAGAGTTAGAAGGGTGTCAGACCCAAGGTGATTCTTTCGAAGAAGTTACGCTGGCAATTAAAGAAGCAATTGAGCTTTATTTAGAAACCTTACCGGAAAATGAAAGAGTACAGTATCTTAGTCAGGAGATTTATACAACTTCTATAGAGGTACAAGTTGCCTAA
- a CDS encoding histidine--tRNA ligase, whose protein sequence is MAKRTIKAFSANSAPSVVNKNTLKEGKVLNPIRRIKGTQDILPDESPKWAALEQTIRQQMELFNYKEIRTPVFELTDLFARGIGELTDIVSKEMYTFQDRSKKSITLKPEMTAPVIRAYIENNLQAKAQINKLFYIASLFRQENPQAGRLRQFNQFGAEFIGNGGPEADAETISLALGIFKAIGLQGLELRINSVGDAESREPYKKILQDFLRNEISEPSEELSKRIENNPLRVLDSKDPSLQEIIGRAPKLIDHLNEASSQHYQTVKNILGAQDITFVEDTTLVRGLDYYTHTVYEITSSGIGAQNAICGGGRYDLLGQEISGKPVPAVGFAAGIERILMVLESQQKDIAKPKGLDIFIVALGGEAVAKSQNWLKKLRETGYSTDTDFLKRSMKAQFREANRQQAQFVLILGENELQKNIFSVKNMESGEQQDVAVDEVLAFLENNLAK, encoded by the coding sequence ATGGCAAAGAGAACAATCAAAGCATTCTCTGCTAACTCTGCGCCCTCTGTGGTAAATAAAAATACTCTGAAAGAAGGAAAAGTATTGAACCCAATAAGACGCATAAAAGGCACACAGGATATTCTGCCAGATGAATCTCCAAAATGGGCGGCATTGGAGCAAACCATCCGCCAACAAATGGAATTGTTTAATTATAAAGAAATCCGTACACCCGTTTTTGAACTGACCGATCTTTTTGCACGTGGCATTGGTGAGCTGACAGATATCGTCTCCAAGGAGATGTACACCTTTCAGGACCGTTCTAAAAAGAGCATAACCCTCAAGCCGGAAATGACAGCGCCGGTTATACGCGCCTATATTGAAAACAATCTTCAAGCCAAAGCGCAGATTAATAAGCTTTTTTACATAGCCTCACTGTTTCGCCAGGAAAATCCACAAGCCGGACGGCTAAGACAGTTTAACCAATTTGGCGCGGAATTTATCGGGAACGGTGGCCCGGAAGCTGATGCTGAGACAATCAGTTTGGCACTTGGCATTTTTAAAGCAATTGGTCTTCAAGGACTGGAACTGCGCATAAATTCTGTCGGCGATGCAGAATCCCGGGAACCGTACAAAAAGATCTTGCAGGATTTTCTGCGCAACGAAATTTCTGAACCTTCAGAAGAACTGTCAAAAAGAATTGAAAATAATCCTCTGCGTGTTTTGGATAGTAAAGATCCAAGCTTGCAGGAAATTATCGGCCGGGCCCCAAAATTAATTGATCACCTAAATGAAGCTTCTTCACAACATTATCAAACGGTAAAAAATATTTTAGGCGCCCAGGATATCACTTTTGTGGAAGATACAACCCTTGTCCGCGGACTCGATTATTATACGCATACGGTTTATGAAATTACCAGCTCCGGAATTGGCGCACAAAATGCAATTTGTGGTGGCGGCCGTTATGATTTATTGGGTCAGGAGATTTCCGGTAAACCTGTACCTGCAGTTGGATTTGCTGCCGGAATAGAACGAATTTTGATGGTTCTGGAAAGCCAGCAAAAAGATATTGCCAAACCAAAAGGACTGGATATTTTTATTGTCGCACTTGGCGGGGAAGCAGTTGCCAAATCACAAAATTGGTTAAAGAAATTACGAGAAACCGGTTATTCAACAGATACCGATTTTTTAAAGCGCAGTATGAAAGCACAGTTCCGGGAAGCTAACCGGCAACAGGCACAATTTGTATTAATCCTTGGCGAAAATGAATTACAGAAAAATATTTTTTCCGTTAAAAATATGGAATCCGGTGAGCAGCAAGATGTAGCAGTTGATGAAGTGCTTGCTTTTTTAGAAAACAATTTAGCGAAATAA
- a CDS encoding CPBP family intramembrane metalloprotease — protein sequence MNKIKIPEPVEALVVVLLSFSGLVLFSLTFLGFISGGTENQSDTTLFSMIFMFGKIVFFGLPVFYCYKKNYPLQKIFKIKPVSKEVIIFSIIIGLSLIAITDEIQRLVDLIVPMPDSMKELLKSAKDVGGMEWALLFIGSIFIAPLADEGLFRGFLQVSLEEKGDPVRAVILTSVTWALIHISPYLAIPIFILGIFLGYLSWKTKSILPSIVIQALFGFIAVILLDSSLEEGFNSWYLMGDHVSPFILILSGGGLYYSIKMIDNLGDE from the coding sequence GTGAATAAAATAAAGATTCCGGAACCGGTAGAAGCACTTGTTGTTGTATTATTGTCCTTTAGCGGACTTGTACTGTTTTCTTTAACATTCCTCGGCTTTATATCCGGTGGCACAGAAAACCAATCTGACACAACTCTTTTTTCTATGATTTTTATGTTTGGCAAGATTGTGTTTTTTGGCCTGCCGGTCTTTTACTGTTATAAAAAAAATTATCCTCTCCAAAAAATATTTAAGATTAAACCTGTTTCAAAAGAAGTAATAATTTTTTCCATAATTATCGGCCTTTCTCTTATTGCAATCACCGATGAAATTCAGCGACTTGTTGATTTGATTGTACCAATGCCCGATTCTATGAAAGAACTTTTAAAGTCGGCAAAAGATGTTGGTGGAATGGAATGGGCTTTACTATTTATCGGCTCTATTTTTATTGCACCATTGGCCGATGAGGGACTTTTCCGCGGTTTCTTGCAAGTTAGCCTGGAAGAAAAAGGCGATCCTGTTCGGGCAGTTATTTTAACATCTGTTACCTGGGCTTTAATTCATATTTCCCCTTACCTGGCCATACCGATTTTCATTTTAGGAATATTTCTGGGTTATCTTTCCTGGAAAACAAAGTCAATTCTACCATCGATTGTAATTCAGGCCTTGTTTGGATTTATTGCGGTCATTCTTTTGGACTCTTCCCTTGAGGAGGGTTTTAATTCGTGGTATTTAATGGGTGATCATGTGTCACCGTTTATACTTATCCTGTCTGGAGGAGGGTTATATTATTCAATTAAAATGATTGATAACCTTGGTGATGAATGA
- a CDS encoding GWxTD domain-containing protein: MKKSFLIIFFLVINTFGQEYQQDFQKITSRYGYEIYRPAYVGFNYFVDYQGTDWQPLLYLTVSIQNDFLQFTRTEGKFTTEFQITVTIRDEQKTLLSKTWQQKEKLLDFEKTNSRKDFQKKNYKIVFADEGLDIVPGEYEVHIEVHDLLSSREYKNKRKLVIAKPNENPKFSASAIAFFSHENNENETELRLSSTRNLIEFNSPYNAMATIEMPDVDSLGTNIRVYKRNDSEKSLISQTFIKQVANKSGIFELSYALPYKMLEEGDYLIRFSFGTAQDDFEIERQFSVAWLSKPLYLYRSDLAIRPMKYLLSEEQIEEVKELKIEELDNWFTAFWKERDPSPNTTYNELLDEFYKRVTEAVRQYSNRFKEGWQTDRGRILLLYGEPTEVENRKYSVNSVPHIIWKYTDKNGEMVFTFVDKNKTGIFTLIDEETGQN, translated from the coding sequence ATGAAAAAATCATTTCTAATTATTTTTTTTCTGGTAATTAATACCTTTGGGCAAGAGTACCAGCAGGATTTTCAAAAAATTACCTCCCGATATGGTTATGAAATTTACCGGCCGGCCTATGTGGGTTTTAATTATTTTGTGGATTACCAAGGTACGGACTGGCAACCCTTGCTTTATCTTACTGTCTCCATACAAAATGATTTTCTTCAGTTTACCCGCACAGAAGGGAAATTTACAACAGAATTCCAGATTACAGTTACTATCCGCGATGAGCAAAAAACACTTCTTTCCAAAACCTGGCAGCAAAAAGAAAAATTATTAGACTTTGAAAAAACAAATTCCAGAAAAGATTTCCAGAAAAAAAATTATAAAATAGTTTTTGCTGATGAAGGGTTAGATATTGTTCCCGGTGAATACGAGGTTCATATCGAAGTACATGATTTGTTGAGTAGCCGTGAATATAAAAATAAACGAAAACTGGTGATCGCTAAACCAAACGAAAATCCAAAATTTTCAGCATCTGCCATTGCTTTTTTTTCACATGAAAATAATGAAAACGAAACAGAATTAAGGCTTTCTTCAACAAGGAATTTAATTGAGTTTAACAGCCCTTACAATGCAATGGCTACAATTGAAATGCCGGATGTTGATTCTCTCGGAACTAATATCAGGGTTTATAAAAGAAATGATTCTGAAAAAAGCTTGATCAGCCAGACATTTATAAAACAAGTAGCAAACAAATCCGGAATATTTGAATTAAGCTATGCTTTGCCTTATAAGATGCTTGAAGAAGGGGATTATCTTATACGTTTCTCTTTTGGCACCGCGCAGGATGATTTTGAAATTGAACGACAGTTTTCTGTAGCCTGGCTTTCAAAGCCATTATATTTATACAGATCGGATTTAGCAATCAGACCAATGAAATATCTTTTAAGTGAAGAGCAAATTGAGGAAGTAAAAGAATTAAAAATTGAAGAGCTTGATAATTGGTTCACTGCTTTTTGGAAGGAGCGCGATCCATCTCCAAATACAACATACAATGAATTATTGGATGAATTTTACAAGCGTGTAACGGAGGCCGTACGACAATATTCTAATCGCTTTAAAGAAGGATGGCAAACAGATCGTGGAAGAATTTTATTGTTGTATGGAGAACCAACTGAGGTCGAAAACAGAAAATATTCAGTTAATTCTGTTCCGCATATAATCTGGAAGTATACTGATAAAAATGGCGAAATGGTTTTCACTTTTGTTGACAAAAATAAAACGGGTATTTTTACATTAATTGATGAGGAAACGGGGCAAAACTAA